A stretch of Tenrec ecaudatus isolate mTenEca1 chromosome 2, mTenEca1.hap1, whole genome shotgun sequence DNA encodes these proteins:
- the LOC142440268 gene encoding olfactory receptor 2G3-like, giving the protein MGRDNSTSGGDFILVGFSEQPWLEKILFVFILIFYLLTIVGNGTIILVSHLDSQLHTPMYFFLTHLSFIDLTHVTCISPQMLFNLAGSDKSISFVGCVVQLLITLGLGGTECILLAMMAYDRYVAVCQPLHYVTLMPPQLCWTLASISWVVGFSNSLIHTPITMTFPRCGHRRINHFYCETPPVLQLACVDTASYRKEIIVLSSVFLVFPLSLILVSYGRITHSVLMIKTPGGRQKAFGTCGSHLMVVSIFYSTVIYMYIAPKPELSQDVTQFVALLYNLIPSVINPIIYTLRNRDVKQAIRKLVMGKIKKEDADFS; this is encoded by the coding sequence ATGGGAAGAGATAATTCTACTTCTGGAGGAGACTTCATCTTGGTAGGCTTTTCGGAGCAGCCATGGCTAGAAAAGATCTTGTTTGTGTTCATCTTGATATTTTACCTTCTTACAATTGTGGGTAATGGGACCATTATCCTGGTATCGCACCTGGACTCCCAGCTCCACACACCTATGTATTTTTTCCTCACTCACCTTTCCTTTATTGACCTCACGCATGTGACCTGCATCAGTCCTCAGATGCTGTTCAACCTTGCGGGGTCAGACAAGTCCATCAGTTTTGTAGGCTGTGTGGTCCAGCTTCTCATCACCCTGGGTCTGGGGGGCACGGAGTGCATCCTTCTGGCCATGATGGCATATGATCGCTATGTTGCTGTCTgtcagcccttgcactatgtcacCCTCATGCCACCACAGCTGTGCTGGACATTGGCCAGCATATCCTGGGTTGTTGGTTTCAGTAACTCATTGATACACACCCCTATCACAATGACCTTTCCCCGATGTGGCCACCGTCGGATAAACCATTTTTATTGTGAGACGCCCCCAGTGCTGCAGCTGGCCTGTGTGGACACCGCAAGTTACAGGAAGGAGATTATAGTGCTGAGTAGTGTCTTCCTTGTATTTCCTCTCTCACTAATCTTAGTCTCTTATGGTCGAATTACCCATAGTGTGTTAATGATAAAGACACCCGGGGGGCGACAGAAGGCCTTTGGGACCTGTGGCTCCCATCTTATGGTGGTGTCTATCTTCTACAGTACTGTCATCTATATGTACATAGCCCCAAAGCCAGAGCTTTCTCAAGATGTGACCCAGTTTGTGGCACTCCTCTACAACTTGATTCCATCTGTAATCAACCCAATAATCTATACCTTGAGAAACAGAGATGTCAAGCAAGCAATAAGGAAGCTGGTGatggggaaaataaaaaaggaggacGCAGACTTTTCATAG